In one window of Nakamurella sp. PAMC28650 DNA:
- the galT gene encoding galactose-1-phosphate uridylyltransferase, whose translation MTYRTSARLADDREIIYFDETPDAVRVLDDPRDLPKVESTSTARYDRLTGEWVGIAGHRQTRIYHPPADQCPLCPSTPGNASEIPSAGYDVVVFENRFPSFAGAGAAAEPAGLFTTVPGNGRCEVVCFTSDHHQSFSHLSPARVGTVIDAWIDRTAHLSAQEGVEQVFCFENRGKEIGVTLAHPHGQIYGYPFVTPHTAAMLRQVGEYREANGRNLFGDLIDAELADGSRIVAHNEHWVAFVPFAGRWPIEVQLFPRERVADLTELGEDQKRALPPIYLEVLRRMEGVFDDSLPAISAWHQAPVHQGREDFWLHLQIFTIRREVGKLKYLAGSESAMGAFVNDIPPEVAAQRLRDVQVAAIAPAPRSGNSPLSGNSPLSGH comes from the coding sequence ATGACCTACCGCACTTCCGCCCGGTTGGCCGATGATCGCGAGATCATCTACTTCGACGAGACACCTGACGCTGTCCGCGTTCTGGACGATCCACGGGACCTCCCGAAGGTCGAGTCGACCTCGACGGCGCGGTACGACCGGCTCACCGGTGAATGGGTCGGCATCGCCGGGCACCGGCAGACCCGCATCTACCACCCGCCGGCCGACCAGTGCCCGCTGTGCCCGTCGACACCCGGCAACGCCAGCGAGATCCCCTCTGCCGGCTACGACGTCGTGGTGTTCGAGAACCGCTTCCCGTCGTTCGCCGGCGCCGGTGCCGCCGCCGAACCGGCGGGCCTGTTCACCACCGTTCCGGGAAACGGCCGCTGCGAGGTGGTCTGCTTCACCTCGGACCACCACCAGAGCTTCTCGCACCTGAGCCCGGCCAGGGTCGGCACCGTCATCGACGCGTGGATCGACCGGACCGCACACCTGTCCGCGCAGGAGGGGGTCGAGCAGGTGTTCTGCTTCGAGAACCGCGGCAAGGAAATCGGCGTCACCCTGGCCCACCCGCACGGCCAGATCTACGGCTACCCCTTCGTCACCCCGCATACCGCGGCGATGCTGCGGCAGGTCGGGGAGTATCGGGAGGCGAACGGCCGCAACCTGTTCGGCGACCTGATCGACGCCGAACTGGCGGATGGATCCCGCATCGTCGCGCACAACGAGCACTGGGTCGCGTTCGTCCCGTTCGCCGGCCGCTGGCCGATCGAGGTGCAACTCTTCCCCCGGGAGCGGGTGGCCGACCTGACCGAACTGGGCGAGGACCAGAAGCGTGCGCTTCCGCCGATCTACCTCGAGGTGCTGCGCCGCATGGAGGGCGTCTTCGACGACAGCCTGCCCGCCATCTCCGCGTGGCACCAGGCGCCTGTTCACCAAGGGCGCGAGGACTTCTGGCTGCACCTGCAGATCTTCACCATCCGTCGGGAGGTGGGCAAGCTCAAGTACCTGGCCGGCTCGGAGTCGGCGATGGGCGCCTTCGTCAACGACATCCCCCCGGAAGTAGCGGCTCAGCGACTCCGGGATGTGCAGGTCGCCGCGATCGCACCGGCCCCCCGGTCCGGCAACTCACCGCTGTCCGGCAACTCACCACTGTCCGGCCACTGA
- a CDS encoding DeoR/GlpR family DNA-binding transcription regulator codes for MLAQVRQARILDEVRRSGGVRVSDLTAILGVSDMTVRRDLEILARKGLLAKVHGGATAVETAAAIEPDFEAKSVRELPEKEAIAERAATLVRPGMAIAITAGTTTWTLARHLANVADLTVVTNSLKVAEVLNHQQRPDLTVVLTGGLRTPSDGLVGPIAVQAIRSLRVDMVIMGVHGLDEHAGLTTPNLMEAETNRALVESARRLVVVADHTKWGVVGLAQIAPLRAVSTLITDDRLDPHAAAVLADQVGEVIIIRSDDPAHDDPAHDDPDHDDPARSDTARLDPHTNRNPDRHP; via the coding sequence GTGCTCGCCCAAGTCCGTCAGGCTCGTATTCTGGACGAGGTCCGACGGTCCGGCGGTGTACGGGTGTCCGATCTCACGGCGATCCTGGGTGTCTCGGACATGACGGTGCGCCGTGACCTGGAGATCCTGGCCCGCAAGGGACTTCTGGCCAAGGTGCACGGCGGCGCGACCGCGGTCGAGACCGCTGCCGCCATCGAGCCCGACTTCGAGGCCAAGAGCGTCCGAGAGCTGCCGGAGAAGGAAGCGATCGCCGAGCGCGCCGCCACCCTGGTCCGTCCGGGGATGGCCATCGCGATCACCGCCGGCACCACCACCTGGACCCTGGCCCGCCACCTCGCGAACGTCGCCGACCTCACCGTCGTCACCAACTCCCTCAAGGTGGCCGAGGTGCTCAACCACCAGCAACGCCCCGACCTGACGGTGGTGCTCACCGGCGGTCTGCGGACCCCCTCCGACGGACTCGTCGGACCCATTGCGGTGCAGGCGATCCGGTCGCTCCGGGTGGACATGGTGATCATGGGGGTGCACGGCCTCGACGAACACGCGGGCCTCACCACCCCCAACCTGATGGAGGCCGAGACCAACCGCGCGCTGGTCGAGTCCGCCCGGCGCCTCGTCGTCGTGGCCGACCACACGAAGTGGGGCGTCGTCGGTCTCGCCCAGATCGCCCCCCTTCGCGCGGTCAGCACGCTGATCACCGACGACCGCCTCGACCCGCACGCCGCCGCCGTGCTGGCCGACCAGGTGGGGGAGGTCATCATCATCAGGTCCGACGATCCGGCCCACGACGATCCGGCCCACGACGATCCAGATCATGACGACCCAGCTCGATCCGATACCGCCCGCCTCGACCCGCACACCAACAGGAATCCGGACCGCCACCCATGA
- a CDS encoding FAD-binding oxidoreductase — protein MKEVVVIGAGIVGASAAHRLAVGGAGVTVVDDHRPGGATAAGAGIIAAVSSKPSDLETARFRIDAARHYLELDLLCSARGLEVSYGRAGQLTLALTDDDVAQLHAEYERSIELVDRFGTRAVGQPELLTSQQIRDRYPAIGANHGGLMRPEIARVDGAAMRDALRQLAETAGAKRVVGTAELVTEGGAVIGVRTQHGLIEADAVLVAAGAWAGALTARAPVLPHRGQLLHLRMPGLSDLPILDTCAGHYLLTFPGDVVVIGATREAGADFDTVTDGQPTAGGMAQVLAEGMSLVPSLRDAQWIGPRVGFRPASPDGRPFLGRAPDVDGLYLATGMGPSGLTLGPYCGSVIARHILGDPSAPEIPASFDPAR, from the coding sequence ATGAAAGAGGTGGTGGTGATCGGGGCGGGCATCGTCGGGGCGAGCGCGGCGCATCGGCTGGCCGTCGGGGGCGCCGGCGTCACGGTCGTCGACGACCACCGGCCGGGCGGCGCGACCGCAGCGGGGGCCGGCATCATCGCGGCCGTCAGCTCGAAGCCCTCGGACCTCGAGACGGCGCGCTTCCGGATCGACGCCGCCCGCCACTACCTCGAACTCGACCTGCTCTGCTCGGCGCGCGGTCTGGAGGTCTCGTACGGTCGGGCCGGGCAGCTGACCCTAGCGCTGACCGACGACGACGTCGCGCAGCTCCACGCCGAGTACGAGCGGTCGATCGAACTGGTCGACCGGTTCGGGACCCGTGCCGTCGGGCAGCCGGAGTTGCTGACCAGTCAGCAGATCCGGGATCGATACCCGGCGATCGGGGCCAATCACGGCGGCCTGATGAGGCCGGAGATCGCGCGCGTCGACGGCGCCGCGATGCGGGACGCGCTGCGGCAGCTGGCCGAGACCGCCGGGGCCAAGCGGGTTGTCGGGACCGCCGAACTGGTGACCGAGGGCGGCGCCGTCATCGGGGTGCGGACGCAACACGGCCTGATCGAGGCCGACGCGGTACTGGTCGCCGCCGGAGCCTGGGCGGGAGCGTTGACCGCGCGGGCCCCGGTGCTCCCTCACCGCGGACAACTGCTGCACCTGCGGATGCCGGGGCTGTCGGACCTTCCGATCCTGGACACCTGCGCCGGGCACTACCTGCTGACGTTCCCGGGCGATGTCGTGGTGATCGGTGCCACCAGGGAGGCGGGCGCCGACTTCGATACCGTCACCGACGGTCAGCCGACGGCCGGCGGGATGGCGCAGGTGCTCGCCGAGGGGATGTCGCTGGTCCCTTCGCTGAGGGACGCGCAGTGGATCGGGCCGCGGGTCGGGTTCCGTCCGGCCAGCCCTGACGGCCGCCCCTTTCTCGGTCGTGCCCCCGACGTCGACGGCCTGTACCTGGCCACCGGCATGGGCCCGAGCGGACTCACCCTCGGCCCCTACTGCGGGTCCGTCATCGCCCGGCACATCCTCGGAGACCCCTCCGCGCCGGAGATTCCGGCGAGTTTCGACCCGGCGCGGTAG
- the ilvA gene encoding threonine ammonia-lyase IlvA, which translates to MSDQVVPGTAEFADGLSAADVDRAAQRIAGVITRTPLERCERLSQATGTQVYLKREDLQVVRSYKLRGAYNLMSQLTVDERAAGVVCASAGNHAQGVAFACRSLGVSGTIYLPRTTPRQKRDRIRVHGGDQVELILVGDTFDDAAEAARVHARDTGAVMVPPFDDARTVAGQGTIAAEIIAELGREPDVIVVPVGGGGLVAGLTVYLRERAPGVRIEAVEPVGAASLTAALRAGEPVRLATLDPFVDGAAVRRIGDVPFSVVSGSGVSVTSVDPGAICTEMLSLYQNEGIISEPAGALSVAALPLLELTPGSTVVCLISGSNNDVSRYGEIVERSLVHSGLKHYFLVDFPQEPGALRRFLDEVLGPDDDITLFEYVKRNNRETGPALVGIELGSAEGLVGLLERMAGTPMESERIEPGSAAYRFLM; encoded by the coding sequence ATCTCCGATCAGGTCGTCCCCGGTACCGCGGAATTCGCCGACGGCTTGAGCGCCGCTGATGTGGATCGCGCGGCCCAGCGGATTGCCGGCGTCATCACCCGGACCCCGCTCGAGCGCTGCGAACGGTTGTCGCAGGCCACCGGTACGCAGGTCTACCTCAAGCGGGAGGACCTGCAGGTGGTCCGCTCGTACAAGCTGCGCGGCGCCTACAACCTGATGTCGCAGCTCACCGTCGACGAGCGTGCGGCCGGTGTGGTGTGTGCCAGTGCCGGCAACCACGCGCAGGGGGTGGCGTTCGCGTGCCGGTCGCTGGGAGTCAGTGGCACCATCTATCTGCCGCGCACCACTCCGCGGCAGAAGCGTGACCGGATCCGGGTGCACGGCGGCGACCAGGTCGAGTTGATCCTGGTCGGAGACACTTTTGACGACGCGGCCGAGGCGGCCCGGGTGCACGCCCGGGACACCGGCGCCGTCATGGTGCCGCCGTTCGACGACGCGCGGACGGTGGCCGGTCAGGGCACGATTGCGGCGGAGATCATTGCCGAGCTGGGCCGGGAGCCCGATGTGATCGTGGTGCCGGTCGGCGGAGGGGGTCTGGTCGCCGGCCTGACGGTGTATCTGCGGGAGCGCGCTCCGGGTGTGCGGATCGAGGCGGTGGAGCCGGTAGGCGCGGCGTCGTTGACGGCAGCGCTGCGGGCCGGCGAGCCGGTGCGGCTGGCGACGCTGGATCCGTTCGTCGACGGGGCTGCGGTGCGGCGGATCGGTGACGTGCCCTTTTCGGTGGTGTCCGGGAGCGGCGTCTCGGTGACGAGTGTGGATCCCGGTGCGATCTGTACGGAGATGCTGTCGCTCTATCAGAACGAGGGCATCATCTCCGAGCCGGCTGGTGCGCTGTCGGTGGCGGCCTTGCCGTTGCTGGAGCTGACGCCGGGGTCGACGGTCGTGTGCCTGATCTCCGGCAGCAACAACGACGTGTCCCGGTACGGGGAGATCGTGGAGCGGTCGCTGGTGCATTCCGGGTTGAAGCACTACTTCCTGGTCGACTTCCCGCAGGAGCCGGGCGCACTGCGCCGGTTCCTGGACGAGGTGCTCGGCCCGGATGACGACATCACGCTGTTCGAGTACGTGAAGCGCAACAACCGGGAGACCGGTCCGGCGCTGGTCGGGATCGAGCTCGGGTCGGCGGAGGGGCTCGTTGGGCTGCTGGAGCGCATGGCGGGGACGCCGATGGAGTCCGAGCGCATCGAACCCGGGAGTGCGGCGTACCGGTTCCTGATGTAG
- a CDS encoding DUF1992 domain-containing protein encodes MSGSIDRIVERQIREVQERGVFDNLPGAGKPLADLGGPKDENWWLRQYMQREGLDGVAFLPPALALRKEAEDIQVTAAELSTEAQVREMVTHLNDRILDALRKPSEGPSMTLMQLDVVAVLTSWRAARKQTPGERQELEQPQRCKRSRLRRLFSVPTEWDPERQA; translated from the coding sequence ATGTCCGGCAGCATCGATCGCATCGTCGAGCGTCAGATCCGCGAGGTGCAGGAGCGTGGCGTGTTCGACAACCTGCCCGGCGCGGGCAAGCCTCTCGCCGACCTGGGCGGCCCCAAGGACGAGAACTGGTGGCTCCGGCAGTACATGCAGCGCGAGGGGCTGGACGGTGTCGCGTTCCTGCCGCCGGCCCTTGCGCTCCGCAAGGAAGCGGAGGACATCCAGGTCACCGCGGCCGAGCTAAGCACCGAGGCCCAGGTCCGAGAGATGGTCACCCACTTGAACGACCGCATCCTCGACGCGCTGAGGAAGCCGTCCGAGGGACCGTCGATGACGTTGATGCAGCTGGACGTAGTGGCGGTGCTCACCAGCTGGCGCGCAGCGCGCAAACAGACGCCAGGAGAACGTCAGGAGCTAGAACAGCCGCAGCGCTGCAAGCGTTCTCGCTTGCGGCGCCTGTTCAGCGTACCGACTGAATGGGACCCGGAGCGTCAGGCCTGA
- a CDS encoding ferritin-like domain-containing protein, whose amino-acid sequence MTEETFLGGRPVLEFQTGHDRRSFLKWAGLVGVGASLVTGGLLEAPTAADAQEILAAAKTGGDIDILNYALVLEYLELDFYLTGLSRNLLKGRDLELVTTISDHEKSHVAAFTGAIKTLGGTPITRPKFNYPANSWLTRDGLLRNASTLEELGVSAYQGQVPLIQHPDVLAAGAAVAGVESRHASVLATLIGGDPFPSPIEEHRTKAQVMAVVKPIQA is encoded by the coding sequence ATGACTGAAGAGACTTTCCTCGGCGGGCGTCCGGTGCTGGAATTCCAGACCGGGCACGACCGTCGTTCCTTCCTGAAGTGGGCCGGCCTGGTCGGCGTGGGCGCGAGCCTGGTCACCGGTGGCCTGCTGGAAGCACCCACTGCCGCTGACGCGCAGGAAATCCTCGCTGCGGCCAAGACCGGCGGCGACATCGACATCCTCAACTACGCGCTGGTGCTGGAATACCTGGAGCTGGACTTCTACCTCACCGGCCTGTCCCGCAACCTGCTCAAGGGTCGGGACCTGGAGCTGGTCACCACCATCTCCGACCACGAGAAGTCGCATGTCGCCGCTTTCACCGGAGCGATCAAGACGCTGGGCGGCACGCCCATCACGCGGCCGAAGTTCAACTACCCGGCCAACAGCTGGCTCACCCGTGACGGCCTGCTGAGGAACGCCTCGACGCTGGAAGAGCTCGGCGTCTCCGCCTACCAGGGCCAGGTCCCGCTCATCCAGCATCCCGACGTCCTCGCGGCCGGCGCTGCCGTCGCCGGTGTCGAATCCCGCCACGCGTCGGTGCTGGCGACCCTGATCGGCGGGGACCCCTTCCCGTCGCCGATCGAGGAGCACCGCACGAAGGCGCAGGTCATGGCCGTGGTCAAGCCCATTCAGGCCTGA
- a CDS encoding lipopolysaccharide biosynthesis protein, producing the protein MDTPVAPPRSGLKKVIGISASLVGTQALTSILGLGFWTLAARSFVTSDVGVAGAAVAMMLLLSSLGSLGLGTLLIARLPLTDQGDRRVLVRTSLLTAGGTSAVLAIIVPLVAVHVFGATNLRPLVATPLTTLGFAAGTALMAVVLVLDQAVLTIGVGILQFERNVLASVVKIGALVVFHQAGFSGGMTIFLAWAVGTLVSLPLVSLRTRGGWGLQTQRRLADPKALKGLGRMAASHHALNTTLQAALQILPIMVTVLLSARENAYFNTAIMVSGFVFALPYAIAISLFASASGSEREVLSRIRLTLPFSLAVSVLANLAMYPLAGFVLSLFGQSYASEGVNILRALVLAGIPFVIKDHFIALRRVQGRTTEAVYLLGGFLVVELVAAAVGAHLGGTIGLCLGWVAVLFVEAVVLAVPLYQGWRRYRREIALDPEALPVDSAPELAMAIPELALSVPQPADFSPRQEESLIGRLQVIERGDSVATMTVPEPPRAPTAAVLTADPHRHGVPRAERPPATEKVHRGILGPSNLAGPALVVMSLGVVLMAIAANAGRSGSVAGWTQAAWAVGLVMIFLPACFRIVLRGTPHVERMILAVAMPMILQVSRLVLNPTQFAFHDELIHGNTLRQIDQTSRLFTENPLLPVSGYYPGLEVVTDAIQRLTGLTPFVSSTITLLLARMIISLAIIAVVGLVTGSRRAGAVGAVVYVLNPQELFFNSQYSYQTLALPLAIFSVYLFAVRRRGSRTALVLPIAATAMTTFTHHLTAILLVAAFAVWLIVDVIVGRFDRRRPATEDPRAPQSRVDRRRLITSLHDRGGLIWMTASGAVLSLVAALNPGSPLRTYLQSIVGSSTSDVTSLTEGKQTKALFADSAGTGPARWEQALLLSAVLLGGLAMFVVLRFLWSRRRRPQALAVIVGFLALLYPVIPGGHLTAATAEVGDRASGFVFIGLAVVMGWWLWRSHWRLRSLMAIVVAGLVMFYGNIVLGAGPTSGQLPGPYQISADARSVDAANIAAAQWLSAGVRPDSVIYGDRTSGGLAAELGGQFTILHVSSNIDASRLLLDPAYTDKDVALIKRARMDYLIVDTRLSTGLPHQQYYIESGEFGGGQRSGPVPAAALAKFASVPGVQRVYDNGALVIYDVRGLRG; encoded by the coding sequence GTGGACACACCGGTCGCCCCGCCTCGTTCGGGATTGAAGAAGGTCATCGGGATCAGTGCCTCGCTGGTCGGCACGCAGGCCCTCACCAGCATCCTCGGGCTCGGCTTCTGGACGCTCGCGGCCCGCAGCTTCGTCACCTCCGACGTCGGTGTCGCCGGGGCCGCGGTGGCGATGATGCTGCTGCTCAGCTCGCTCGGCTCGCTCGGACTCGGCACCCTGCTGATCGCACGCCTGCCGCTCACCGACCAGGGCGACCGCCGGGTCCTGGTCCGCACGTCGCTCCTGACGGCCGGTGGCACCAGCGCCGTGCTCGCCATCATCGTCCCGCTCGTCGCGGTGCACGTCTTCGGCGCCACCAACCTCCGCCCGCTGGTCGCCACCCCGCTGACCACCCTCGGCTTCGCGGCCGGCACCGCCCTGATGGCCGTCGTGCTGGTGCTGGACCAGGCGGTATTGACCATCGGCGTCGGCATCCTGCAGTTCGAGCGCAACGTGCTGGCCAGCGTGGTCAAGATCGGCGCCCTGGTCGTCTTCCACCAGGCCGGCTTCAGCGGCGGTATGACGATCTTCCTGGCCTGGGCGGTCGGCACGCTGGTCTCGCTGCCGCTGGTCTCGCTGCGCACCCGCGGCGGATGGGGTCTGCAGACCCAGCGGCGGCTGGCCGATCCCAAGGCCCTGAAGGGCCTCGGCCGGATGGCGGCCAGCCACCATGCCCTGAACACCACCCTGCAGGCCGCGCTGCAGATCCTGCCGATCATGGTCACCGTCCTGCTCTCGGCCAGGGAGAACGCCTACTTCAACACGGCGATCATGGTGTCCGGCTTCGTCTTCGCTCTGCCCTACGCCATCGCGATCAGCCTGTTCGCCTCCGCCAGCGGGAGCGAGCGGGAGGTGCTCAGCCGCATCCGACTGACCCTGCCGTTCAGCCTGGCCGTCAGCGTGCTGGCCAACCTGGCGATGTACCCGCTGGCCGGCTTCGTGCTCAGCCTGTTCGGTCAGTCGTACGCCAGCGAGGGCGTCAACATCCTGCGGGCGCTGGTGCTGGCCGGTATCCCGTTCGTCATCAAGGACCACTTCATCGCGCTGCGCCGGGTGCAGGGGCGCACCACCGAGGCCGTCTACCTGCTGGGCGGTTTCCTGGTCGTTGAACTGGTGGCGGCTGCGGTCGGCGCGCACCTCGGTGGCACCATCGGCCTGTGCCTGGGCTGGGTGGCCGTGCTCTTCGTCGAGGCCGTGGTGCTGGCGGTGCCGCTCTACCAGGGGTGGCGCCGCTACCGCCGGGAGATCGCCCTCGACCCGGAGGCACTTCCGGTCGACTCGGCTCCCGAACTGGCCATGGCCATCCCGGAGTTGGCTCTGTCCGTACCGCAACCGGCCGATTTCTCGCCCCGCCAGGAAGAATCCCTGATCGGCAGACTGCAGGTCATCGAGCGTGGCGATAGTGTCGCCACGATGACGGTGCCGGAACCACCACGCGCGCCGACCGCGGCCGTCCTCACGGCGGATCCGCACCGACACGGCGTCCCACGCGCGGAGCGTCCGCCGGCCACGGAGAAGGTGCACCGCGGGATCCTCGGACCGTCGAACCTGGCCGGTCCCGCCTTGGTGGTGATGTCCCTGGGTGTGGTGCTGATGGCGATCGCCGCCAACGCCGGTCGCTCCGGTTCGGTCGCGGGTTGGACGCAGGCCGCCTGGGCCGTCGGTCTCGTGATGATCTTCCTGCCGGCCTGCTTCCGCATCGTGCTCCGCGGGACCCCGCACGTCGAGCGGATGATCCTCGCGGTGGCCATGCCGATGATCCTGCAGGTCAGCAGGCTGGTGCTGAACCCGACCCAGTTCGCCTTCCACGACGAGCTGATTCACGGGAACACCCTGCGGCAGATCGACCAGACGTCGCGCCTGTTCACCGAGAACCCGCTGCTGCCGGTCTCCGGTTACTACCCGGGCCTGGAGGTCGTCACCGACGCGATCCAGCGCCTGACCGGTCTGACGCCGTTCGTGTCGAGCACGATCACCCTGCTGCTGGCCCGGATGATCATCTCGCTGGCGATCATCGCCGTGGTCGGGCTGGTGACCGGGTCGCGCCGGGCGGGCGCCGTCGGTGCGGTGGTCTACGTCCTGAACCCGCAGGAGCTGTTCTTCAACTCCCAGTACTCCTACCAGACGCTCGCCCTGCCGCTGGCGATCTTCTCGGTCTACCTGTTCGCCGTCCGTCGCCGCGGCAGCAGGACGGCCCTCGTCCTGCCGATCGCCGCCACCGCGATGACGACGTTCACCCACCACCTGACGGCGATCCTGCTGGTCGCCGCCTTCGCCGTCTGGCTGATCGTCGACGTCATCGTCGGGCGCTTCGACCGGCGTCGTCCCGCGACCGAGGACCCGAGGGCCCCGCAGTCCAGGGTGGACCGTCGCCGTCTGATCACCAGCCTGCACGACCGGGGCGGCCTGATCTGGATGACGGCGTCCGGTGCGGTGCTGTCGCTGGTGGCGGCACTCAACCCGGGCAGTCCGCTGCGGACCTACCTGCAGTCGATCGTCGGCAGCTCGACCTCCGACGTCACCAGCCTGACCGAGGGCAAGCAGACGAAGGCACTTTTCGCGGATTCGGCCGGCACCGGACCGGCCCGCTGGGAGCAGGCACTCCTGCTGTCGGCGGTGCTGCTCGGCGGCCTGGCCATGTTCGTCGTGCTCCGCTTCCTGTGGAGCCGCCGACGTCGTCCGCAGGCCCTCGCCGTGATCGTCGGCTTCCTGGCACTGCTCTACCCCGTCATCCCGGGCGGTCACCTGACGGCGGCCACCGCCGAGGTCGGCGACCGGGCCTCCGGTTTCGTGTTCATCGGGTTGGCCGTCGTGATGGGCTGGTGGCTCTGGCGGTCGCACTGGCGCCTGCGTTCGTTGATGGCGATCGTGGTCGCGGGCCTGGTCATGTTCTACGGCAACATCGTGCTCGGAGCAGGTCCGACGTCCGGCCAACTGCCGGGGCCGTACCAGATCTCGGCCGACGCGCGCAGTGTCGACGCCGCCAACATCGCTGCGGCGCAATGGCTTTCGGCCGGTGTGCGGCCGGACAGCGTGATCTACGGCGACCGCACCTCCGGTGGCCTCGCCGCCGAGCTCGGCGGTCAGTTCACCATCCTGCACGTGTCCAGCAACATCGACGCCTCCCGGCTGCTGCTGGATCCGGCCTACACCGACAAGGACGTCGCGCTGATCAAGCGGGCCAGGATGGACTACCTGATCGTGGACACCAGGCTCTCCACCGGCCTGCCGCACCAGCAGTACTACATCGAGAGCGGCGAGTTCGGCGGCGGCCAGCGGTCCGGCCCGGTACCGGCTGCGGCACTGGCCAAATTCGCCTCGGTGCCCGGTGTCCAGCGCGTCTACGACAACGGCGCGCTGGTGATCTACGACGTGAGGGGACTGCGCGGATGA